The stretch of DNA GCTTGTGCACTTAGTCCTAAGGTAACTTAAAAAATGGGCAGCTTGAAGTTCTAGAAATCGATTTATTAGTTTTGTTACATCCAGCGGTCAAATTGTATCAGTTGTAGTATTTTGCTGGCAAGCCTGCACTTCATCCCTAACCAAATTCAGGCCCAGCTATCGCAAATTGCTTTGTTGTATCTTGCATCCCAGCCCCATTCCCCAAGCACATGCGAAGGAATGGCCGCTGCACCTTAAAGCCCATAGATAAAAGATATTGGTACCATTGGCTTTGCGCCAGCGGAACATCCACGATCAGTGGTTTGCCTTGACATTGCGCAAGCGCATTTTCAAAAAGCGCCTTGGCAATAGTGAAATTGTCGGCCATGATAGGACCAATTTGCTCAAATTGGCTACCCTGCCTTCCCAGGCAATAACCTGCGATTTGATGCCCCTGAAAGGCAATGAATCCATAGGCAGGAGCATGGTGGTAAAATTTTTGCAGCAGCTTTCCTCTATTTGCACCAAATTGCACTGCATCATAAAGTATACAAGCTGGTAAAAAAGCCGCTTCTAATCCCTTTATCATAACCGCCTCTGTTTTTTCGACAACAGGTGCCGCCGCTATTGCTAACCTTTCTAAGCCATACAATTCCTCAAACCCCAAGGTTTTATACAATTTTGTCCCTTTAGGTGTCGCATCTAGTAACACGGGGCCTATTGGCAAGGCATAATTAATCGCAGCACGCAATAGCTGGGTCCCGATACCTAAACCACGCCACTTGGGGTCGACCAACACCATCCCAATCCAGCTAAATTTGTCTTCATATTGAATGGTGGTAACCGTTCCGGCTGCTTGCCCCATAAAAGAAGCGATATAGGTGCCGCCCTGACTTTGACCCAATAAGCATTCCCAATCGGAGGCGATTTGGTTCCATCCAGCCAAGGATTTGAGCGACATGCCGAAAGGTATATCGGCTACGGTTAATGGACGTAGTAGAATGGACGCTTTCATAAAATAAACTTTTGACTTTCGATTCCTATGGTCAATGTAACGCGAAAAAAGGTCGAAAAACCGGAAATAAACGATCGAGCACCCTTTAGTAATTATTTTCGGTTGAGAAATTTATAATCAAATTGGGACTATAAGGATCAAATTTGAAATTTTGTCACTTTAAGGCGCTTTTATTAGATGAAAGCTAAAAATTTTATTTTTCTTTTAAAAAATTTGCATTAAAATGCCACTTCTGTTAATTTTGCCTCTGTAAGTTCATTGATACATTGAGGAATTGATAAGAAAATTAAAGATACATTGATAAATTCATAATTAATCAACTGTGTGTTATTAATTCTTCATTAAAACACTGTGAGGTGGTGAAACTGGCAGCCACACCCTCTTGTCTCGGGGGCGGAGAATTTTGGGACAAATTCTTGGTCTGCCGACTACCAGATGTTGCTGAGCACATTTGCTAGTCGGTTTTCTAAGGGCTAACTACTCCGTGAAGGTTCGAATCCTTCCCTCACAGCTTAATTTTATTAGAGAATGGGAATGCTCATTCTATTCACACATTGTGAGGTGGTGAAACTGGCAGCCACACCCTCTTGTCTCGGGGGCGGAGAATTTTGGGACAAATTCTTGGTCTGCCGACTACCAGATGTTGCTGAGCGCATTTGCTAGTCGGTTTTCTAAGGGCTAACTACTCCGTGGAGGTTCGAATCCTTCCCTCACAGCTTAATTTTATTAGAGAATGGGAATGCTCATTCTATTCACACATTGTGAGGTGATGAAATTGGCAGCCATGCCCTCTTGTCTCGGGGGTAGGGGGCCCGGGATAAACGTAGTATAAGCCCTAGGCTAGGGTTGACCACTAACCGTGTGCTATGGCTAACCGCCCTGTGGAGGTTCGAATCCTTCCCTCACAGCTTTTTCCTATTTATGAGTAATAAATAAGGCCTTACCATTCTGGTGGGCCTTTTTTTATGGCCTCTCCTTTTTTTTGTAGGATTATTGTTGTAAATTGAACGATACAACAACGCGCTCAACATGTCTTACCATCTTCCTTATGCCCTCCGAGCGGGCGCTTTTGTCCATATCGGAGAAGTCCAACGCGGCTTGAAATGTGGCTGCGAATGCCCTGCTTGCGGTGAGAAACTAGTGGCCAAAAAAGGTCTAAAAAATGGACACCACTTTGCACATTATTCAGGACAAGAATGTACTTATTCGGTAGAATCAACCCTGCACTATCTGGCTAAAGCCATATTGGAAAAAAGCCAATCCATCCGGCTTCCTCCCGCCTTTTTGCCTCGACAAGATCAACCCACCTTTGGTGCACAGTCTTTCACTTACCAAACGGTGAAGCTAGAAAAAGGATTAGGGGGCGTGATCCCTGATCTAATTCTCGGCGCCGGTAAACAGCGCTTGTTGGTGGAGATAAAAGTTTCTCACCCTGTCGATAGGGCAAAGCTTTGGCGATTGCGCCGACAAGGAATGTCAGCCATCGAAATGGATGCCCAAGCTATGTTTAAGCGCTTGTTTGGCCAGGCAGGGCAATTCAATGAGGAGCGGTTCCGGCAGCTATTGATAGCTGATATTCAACATAAGTATTGGCTGCATAACCCCCGATTGCAAGCTGTCGCCTATCGATTAAAGCAGCAGGCCGAAAAAAAAGCGGTCTTTCATCGGCAATTTAAGGATTATCATCTTTATGCCGTTAATGCCTGTCCGCAAAAAAAGCGATATTGGAAAACGGGTTACCAGACAGGTAAGGCTTATGGCAACCTTTGGCAGGATTGCCAGCACTGCCCTTACTGTCTGGAAATCGAGTTTGAAAAAGCCTTCGTCGCCTACCAGGAAGTACCCCTAGCGCCTAAATGGGTTTACTGCTGGGGGCATTTGGTCTGAGAGGGACTCCTTTTTTGTGAGCCATGAATTCCGGTTCGCTAGCCTCCACGTCCCAAAAAAACTGTGCACCAAAAGAATCAAAATAGCAATTAAAATTAAAATCAAAATGCGGCTAAAATTACCCCAAACCTCCACTACCGCTTCCAAAAACGCTCAAGCCAACCCTCCAATATCTC from Saprospiraceae bacterium encodes:
- a CDS encoding competence protein CoiA family protein; this translates as MSYHLPYALRAGAFVHIGEVQRGLKCGCECPACGEKLVAKKGLKNGHHFAHYSGQECTYSVESTLHYLAKAILEKSQSIRLPPAFLPRQDQPTFGAQSFTYQTVKLEKGLGGVIPDLILGAGKQRLLVEIKVSHPVDRAKLWRLRRQGMSAIEMDAQAMFKRLFGQAGQFNEERFRQLLIADIQHKYWLHNPRLQAVAYRLKQQAEKKAVFHRQFKDYHLYAVNACPQKKRYWKTGYQTGKAYGNLWQDCQHCPYCLEIEFEKAFVAYQEVPLAPKWVYCWGHLV
- a CDS encoding GNAT family N-acetyltransferase: MKASILLRPLTVADIPFGMSLKSLAGWNQIASDWECLLGQSQGGTYIASFMGQAAGTVTTIQYEDKFSWIGMVLVDPKWRGLGIGTQLLRAAINYALPIGPVLLDATPKGTKLYKTLGFEELYGLERLAIAAAPVVEKTEAVMIKGLEAAFLPACILYDAVQFGANRGKLLQKFYHHAPAYGFIAFQGHQIAGYCLGRQGSQFEQIGPIMADNFTIAKALFENALAQCQGKPLIVDVPLAQSQWYQYLLSMGFKVQRPFLRMCLGNGAGMQDTTKQFAIAGPEFG